In Blastopirellula sediminis, the following proteins share a genomic window:
- a CDS encoding PVC-type heme-binding CxxCH protein, whose translation MIRLLAASLLFLSLLSPLARAADDSPIRILFLGDQGHHRPADRAAQMIPAMKERGINIEYTEDVNALNKERLSRYDGLMIYANIEEISPDQEAALLDYVAKGGALIPLHCATYCFLNSPAYVDLVGGQFQKHGGEVFSTVIAEPNHPIMKGFHGFQSWDETYIHHRHNEQNRTVLEYRVKGGQADGKTQEPWTWIRTQGAGRVFYTAWGHDARTWGNPGFLNLVERGVRWATKHDPSVVPDFYDTSRFDPPQMTMVPADAAKFDYIDVGAKIPNYTPSDTWGVQADPLTKMQLPLPAKDSMTHMINPVDFSIELYAADPELGGKPIGMNWDEQGRLWVCETLDYPNELQPNNRGRDRIRICEDTDGDGKADKYTIFAENLSIPTSILPYRGGAIVQNGTETLFLKDTNGDGKADVRKPIITNWTLGDTHGGVSNLHYGLDNWIWGMQGYNDSAPVINGQKQPNFRMGFFRFRLDDQDPPNVTDLEFIRSTDNNTWGLGISEEGIIFGSTANRNPSVYMPIANRYYEQVRGWGPSRLGTIADTYLFKPITDKIRQVDQHGGYTAGAGHDLYTARVYPEQWWNKTAFVCGPTGKLIGTFVMTPDGSDFHSTSPLNLVASDDEWTAPIVAQVGPDGNVWFLDWYNYIVQHNPTPHGFKTGKGAAYESDLRDKKHGRVYRVAYDKADKDANPAINLKDADASVLLAGLKHPNMQWRLHAQRLLIDRAQRDVVPQLIQMTLDPETDAIGLNVGAIHALWTLEGLGVLADPSQTAAQNAVVKALKHRSPGVRRNALAVLPPTDASTAAILASGTLNDADAQVRLAALLALSDMPSNSEAGAALAKLATDAKLMSDRWLPDALTSAAARHAVGFLPQIAANDQLPGDKAIGITTIVSEHLSRGKLTAAQLDTLLAGLKDADESILSAVIGGLNKGWPRDYKIDASPATTAAAGAVVEKAPISAKAALIRLAGNWNGVDLQSYADKVADQLLSVVEDEDASEADRIAAARQAVEFMADDMRPVDVILEVVGPHATPKLNEGLLSALSASTADATGEALAEAASTMTPAMRDAAIRVLLSRAATTSDLVNALEAGDLAFNDLKLDQRQALADHPDAKIRERARKLLAMGGGLPNADREAVLHDLLAIAEIKGDAKHGLELFKKHCSKCHKHSGEGSEVGPDLTGMAVHPKAELLTNIIDPSRSVEGNFRTYTVMTIDGKLLTGMLAGESRTAIEIIDAEAKKHQLAREDIEELVSSRKSLMPDGFEKQMTRQELTDLLEFLTSKGKFVPLPLDRVATITSNKGMFYSTDNPTETLRLSDWSPKTVEGVPFVPVNPTGDKPNVVMLKSKNAPVPSTMPNSVTLPLHAPAKAIHLLSGISGWGAPYDGTKTTAMIVRIHYADGKTEDVELKNGLHFADYIRRVEVPDSKFAFSFEGGQQIRYIKVEPKRTAEIAEIELVKGPHPSAPIVMAITAEQPDVKAE comes from the coding sequence GTGATTCGATTGCTCGCCGCCTCTTTGTTGTTCCTCTCGCTGTTAAGTCCCCTCGCCCGCGCCGCGGACGATTCGCCGATTCGGATCTTGTTCCTCGGCGACCAGGGACATCACCGCCCCGCCGATCGCGCCGCCCAGATGATTCCGGCGATGAAAGAGCGCGGCATTAACATCGAATACACCGAAGACGTCAACGCCCTCAACAAAGAACGGCTCAGCCGTTATGACGGGCTGATGATCTACGCGAACATCGAAGAGATCTCGCCCGATCAGGAAGCGGCGCTGCTGGACTACGTCGCCAAAGGGGGCGCTCTGATCCCGCTCCACTGTGCGACCTACTGCTTCCTTAACTCGCCGGCTTACGTCGATCTGGTCGGCGGCCAGTTCCAGAAACATGGGGGCGAAGTCTTCAGCACGGTAATCGCCGAGCCGAACCATCCGATCATGAAAGGCTTCCACGGCTTCCAAAGCTGGGACGAAACCTACATCCACCATCGACACAATGAGCAAAACCGAACCGTGCTCGAATACCGCGTGAAAGGGGGTCAGGCCGATGGAAAGACGCAGGAACCGTGGACCTGGATCCGCACGCAAGGGGCTGGCCGCGTCTTCTACACGGCGTGGGGACATGACGCCCGGACCTGGGGCAATCCTGGCTTTTTGAACCTGGTCGAACGAGGCGTTCGCTGGGCGACCAAGCATGATCCGAGCGTTGTGCCGGACTTCTACGACACGTCGCGGTTCGATCCGCCGCAAATGACGATGGTTCCGGCCGACGCCGCCAAATTCGACTACATCGACGTTGGCGCCAAGATCCCGAACTACACTCCCAGCGATACCTGGGGCGTGCAAGCCGATCCGCTGACCAAGATGCAGCTTCCGCTGCCGGCCAAAGACTCGATGACCCACATGATCAATCCAGTCGACTTCTCGATCGAACTCTACGCCGCCGATCCGGAACTAGGGGGCAAGCCGATCGGGATGAACTGGGACGAACAAGGTCGTCTCTGGGTCTGCGAAACGCTCGACTATCCGAACGAACTGCAGCCGAACAACCGCGGTCGCGATCGCATCCGCATCTGCGAAGATACCGACGGCGACGGCAAGGCCGACAAGTATACGATCTTCGCCGAGAACCTGAGCATTCCGACTTCAATCCTGCCGTATCGCGGCGGCGCCATCGTGCAGAACGGCACCGAAACGCTCTTCCTGAAAGACACCAACGGCGACGGCAAAGCGGACGTTCGCAAGCCGATCATCACCAACTGGACTCTCGGCGACACGCACGGCGGCGTCAGCAACCTCCACTACGGTCTGGATAACTGGATCTGGGGGATGCAGGGGTACAACGACTCGGCCCCGGTGATCAACGGCCAAAAGCAGCCGAACTTCCGCATGGGCTTCTTCCGCTTCCGTTTGGACGATCAAGATCCGCCGAACGTGACCGACCTGGAGTTCATCCGCTCGACCGACAACAACACTTGGGGCCTCGGGATCAGCGAAGAAGGAATCATCTTCGGCTCGACCGCCAACCGCAATCCGAGCGTCTACATGCCGATCGCCAACCGCTACTACGAACAAGTGCGTGGTTGGGGACCGAGCCGACTTGGCACGATCGCCGACACCTATCTGTTCAAGCCGATTACCGACAAGATCCGTCAGGTCGACCAGCATGGCGGCTACACCGCCGGCGCCGGCCATGATCTTTACACCGCTCGCGTCTATCCGGAGCAATGGTGGAACAAAACCGCCTTCGTCTGCGGCCCGACCGGCAAGCTGATCGGGACCTTCGTCATGACGCCGGACGGCTCGGACTTCCATTCGACTAGCCCGCTGAACCTGGTCGCCAGCGATGACGAGTGGACTGCGCCGATCGTCGCCCAGGTTGGTCCCGACGGCAACGTCTGGTTCCTTGACTGGTACAACTACATCGTGCAGCACAACCCGACGCCGCACGGCTTCAAGACCGGTAAAGGCGCCGCGTACGAGTCGGACCTGCGTGACAAAAAGCATGGCCGCGTCTATCGCGTCGCCTACGACAAAGCGGACAAAGACGCCAACCCGGCGATCAATCTGAAAGACGCCGATGCCAGCGTCCTGCTCGCTGGGCTCAAGCACCCGAATATGCAGTGGCGCCTGCATGCTCAGCGTTTGCTGATCGATCGCGCCCAACGCGACGTCGTGCCGCAGTTGATTCAGATGACGCTCGATCCGGAAACCGATGCGATCGGCCTGAACGTCGGAGCGATTCACGCTCTCTGGACGCTCGAGGGACTCGGCGTGTTGGCCGATCCGAGCCAGACTGCCGCGCAAAACGCGGTGGTGAAGGCGCTGAAGCATCGTTCGCCGGGCGTTCGCCGCAACGCGCTCGCCGTGTTGCCGCCGACCGACGCTTCGACTGCGGCGATTCTCGCCAGCGGAACGCTCAACGACGCTGACGCCCAGGTTCGCCTGGCCGCGCTGTTGGCCTTATCCGACATGCCCTCCAACAGCGAAGCGGGCGCCGCGCTCGCCAAGCTCGCGACCGACGCCAAATTGATGAGCGATCGTTGGCTTCCGGATGCGTTGACCTCGGCCGCGGCTCGACATGCGGTCGGCTTCCTGCCGCAGATCGCCGCCAACGATCAGTTGCCCGGCGACAAAGCGATCGGCATTACCACGATCGTTTCGGAGCATCTCTCGCGCGGCAAATTGACGGCGGCCCAGTTGGACACGCTGCTTGCCGGCCTGAAGGATGCGGATGAATCGATCCTGAGCGCCGTGATCGGCGGTTTGAACAAAGGTTGGCCGCGCGATTACAAGATTGACGCCTCCCCGGCCACCACTGCCGCCGCCGGCGCCGTGGTGGAAAAGGCGCCGATTTCCGCCAAGGCGGCTCTGATTCGCCTGGCTGGCAACTGGAACGGCGTCGACCTGCAGTCTTACGCCGACAAAGTGGCCGACCAACTGCTGAGCGTCGTCGAAGATGAAGACGCCAGCGAAGCGGATCGGATCGCCGCCGCTCGCCAGGCGGTTGAATTCATGGCTGACGACATGCGTCCGGTCGACGTGATCTTGGAAGTGGTCGGTCCGCACGCTACGCCGAAGTTGAACGAAGGGCTCCTTTCGGCTCTGTCGGCCAGCACGGCCGATGCGACCGGCGAAGCCTTGGCCGAAGCCGCTTCGACGATGACTCCGGCGATGCGAGACGCGGCGATTCGCGTCTTGCTCTCGCGGGCTGCGACGACCAGCGACCTGGTCAACGCCCTGGAAGCCGGCGACCTTGCGTTCAATGACTTGAAACTCGACCAGCGTCAAGCGTTGGCCGATCACCCCGACGCCAAGATTCGCGAGCGAGCTCGTAAACTGCTGGCCATGGGCGGCGGTCTGCCGAACGCCGACCGTGAAGCGGTGCTGCATGATTTGCTCGCGATCGCCGAAATCAAAGGGGATGCGAAGCATGGCCTGGAGCTGTTCAAGAAGCATTGCTCGAAGTGCCACAAGCATAGCGGCGAAGGGAGCGAAGTTGGTCCGGATCTGACCGGCATGGCGGTTCACCCGAAGGCGGAACTGCTGACCAACATCATCGACCCCAGCCGGAGCGTCGAAGGGAACTTCCGCACTTACACCGTGATGACGATCGACGGCAAGCTGTTGACCGGCATGCTGGCGGGCGAATCGCGAACCGCGATCGAAATCATCGACGCCGAAGCGAAGAAGCACCAGCTGGCTCGCGAAGATATCGAGGAACTGGTCTCGTCGCGCAAGTCGCTGATGCCGGACGGTTTTGAAAAGCAGATGACTCGCCAGGAACTGACCGACCTGCTGGAGTTTTTGACCAGCAAAGGCAAGTTCGTTCCGCTGCCGTTGGATCGCGTTGCGACGATCACCAGCAACAAGGGAATGTTCTACAGCACCGACAACCCGACCGAAACGCTCCGCTTGAGCGACTGGTCGCCGAAGACGGTCGAAGGAGTTCCGTTCGTCCCGGTCAATCCGACCGGCGACAAGCCGAACGTCGTCATGCTGAAGAGCAAGAACGCACCGGTACCGTCGACGATGCCGAATTCGGTCACATTGCCGCTGCATGCTCCGGCCAAAGCGATTCACCTTCTCAGCGGCATTAGCGGCTGGGGAGCGCCCTACGACGGCACGAAGACGACGGCGATGATCGTCCGCATTCACTACGCCGACGGCAAGACCGAAGACGTGGAACTGAAGAACGGGCTCCACTTCGCTGATTACATCCGCAGAGTCGAAGTCCCTGACTCGAAGTTCGCATTCTCCTTCGAAGGGGGACAACAGATTCGGTACATCAAGGTCGAGCCGAAGCGAACCGCAGAAATCGCCGAGATCGAACTGGTGAAAGGCCCGCACCCGAGCGCCCCAATCGTGATGGCGATAACGGCGGAACAACCGGATGTTAAGGCGGAGTAG
- a CDS encoding Gfo/Idh/MocA family protein, whose product MSTKQFNVVIVGLGFGSEFIPIYKCHPQVNMYGVCRRNEAEMHKIADAFEIEKRYTTYDEVLADPNVDFVHINSPIPDHGWMSLKALDAGKHVMCTVPMATTIEECRQIVEKVAETGLKYMMAETVVYSREFLFIKDLYEKGELGDIQYMAASHPQDMEGWPEYWERMIPMHYATHVVSPVLGLMNSRAEYVSCFGSGVISPELAEKSGNQYAVESCHIKLKDSPVAAHIWRFLFDTARQYRESFDVYGAKKSFEWALIEGEEHVLHTAKKPEHEIAQRITVPDFASRLPAEIQKFTTAIQDVEHLSFIQGAGHGGSHPHLAHEFASALAEDRDPWPNAVISANWTCVGLCAHQSTKQGGEIVRLPDFTLA is encoded by the coding sequence ATGAGTACGAAACAGTTCAATGTGGTGATTGTGGGTCTCGGTTTCGGCTCCGAGTTCATTCCGATCTACAAGTGTCACCCGCAAGTCAACATGTACGGGGTCTGCCGGCGAAACGAAGCGGAAATGCACAAAATCGCCGACGCCTTTGAAATCGAAAAGCGGTACACCACCTACGACGAGGTGCTGGCCGACCCGAACGTCGACTTCGTCCATATCAATTCGCCGATTCCGGATCACGGCTGGATGTCGCTCAAGGCGCTCGACGCCGGCAAGCACGTCATGTGCACCGTGCCGATGGCGACGACCATCGAAGAGTGCCGCCAGATTGTGGAGAAAGTCGCTGAGACTGGTTTGAAATACATGATGGCCGAAACGGTCGTCTACAGCCGCGAATTTCTCTTCATCAAAGACCTGTACGAGAAGGGTGAACTGGGCGATATTCAATATATGGCCGCCTCGCATCCGCAGGACATGGAAGGTTGGCCCGAATACTGGGAACGGATGATCCCGATGCACTATGCGACGCACGTCGTCAGTCCGGTGCTGGGACTCATGAACAGCCGCGCTGAGTACGTTAGCTGCTTCGGCTCTGGCGTGATTTCTCCGGAACTCGCCGAGAAGTCGGGCAATCAGTACGCCGTCGAGTCCTGCCACATCAAGCTGAAAGATAGCCCGGTCGCCGCCCACATCTGGCGGTTCCTGTTCGACACGGCTCGCCAGTATCGCGAAAGCTTCGACGTCTACGGCGCCAAGAAGAGCTTTGAGTGGGCGCTGATCGAAGGGGAAGAGCATGTGCTCCACACGGCGAAAAAGCCGGAGCACGAAATCGCCCAGCGGATCACGGTGCCCGATTTCGCCAGCCGTTTGCCGGCCGAGATCCAGAAGTTCACCACCGCGATTCAAGACGTCGAACACTTGTCGTTCATTCAAGGCGCCGGCCATGGCGGATCGCACCCGCACCTGGCCCATGAGTTCGCCAGCGCCCTGGCCGAAGATCGCGATCCGTGGCCGAACGCCGTGATCAGCGCCAACTGGACCTGCGTCGGTTTGTGTGCTCATCAGTCGACCAAACAGGGAGGCGAGATCGTTCGCCTGCCTGACTTCACGCTCGCCTAG
- a CDS encoding AraC family transcriptional regulator — MKRRKTVALLIETSNAYARGLLEGIISYVHEHQPWSIYLPEQERGASPPAWLKSWRGDGAIVRIETPQIAAVVKKLKMPVVDVSAAQLVPGVPWVETDDGQIARAAADHLLERGFREFAFCGEPHFNWSKWREENFVERLKEAKRRCHIFESTSRDSEAYSWTREKRRMAQWLHKLPKPVGLMACYDIKAQQVLDICRELEIAVPEQVAVIGVDNDRLLCDLCSPPLSSVIPDTRTTGYEAARLLDRQMNGENVADEGIFIPPLGIATRQSSDVMATEDPIIARAMQFIREHACDGVNVQDVLTVVPLSRRVLEYRFKEAAGKTPHEALVQVRLDRVRQLLRDTQLSMADIADRTGFEHVEYMSSAFRKKTGMSPSEYRRQVQPK; from the coding sequence ATGAAACGCCGCAAGACCGTCGCCCTGTTGATTGAAACGTCCAATGCGTACGCGCGTGGGCTTTTGGAAGGGATTATCTCGTATGTGCACGAGCATCAGCCCTGGTCGATTTATCTGCCGGAGCAAGAGCGCGGCGCGTCGCCGCCGGCGTGGTTAAAAAGTTGGCGCGGAGACGGCGCAATCGTCCGCATCGAGACTCCGCAAATCGCGGCCGTTGTGAAAAAGCTTAAGATGCCGGTCGTTGACGTCAGCGCGGCGCAATTGGTGCCCGGCGTGCCGTGGGTCGAAACCGATGACGGCCAGATTGCACGTGCCGCCGCCGATCATTTGCTAGAGCGCGGCTTTCGCGAATTCGCCTTCTGCGGCGAACCTCACTTCAATTGGTCGAAGTGGCGCGAAGAGAATTTTGTCGAACGTTTGAAAGAGGCGAAGCGCCGCTGTCACATCTTCGAATCGACGTCGCGCGATAGCGAGGCCTATTCGTGGACGCGCGAGAAGCGACGCATGGCGCAGTGGCTGCACAAGCTGCCGAAGCCGGTCGGGCTGATGGCTTGTTACGACATCAAAGCGCAGCAAGTCCTCGACATCTGCCGCGAACTGGAAATCGCCGTGCCGGAACAAGTGGCGGTGATCGGCGTCGATAACGATCGCTTGCTCTGCGATCTTTGTTCGCCGCCGCTCTCGAGCGTGATTCCCGACACGCGCACGACCGGTTACGAAGCGGCGCGGTTGCTCGATCGTCAAATGAACGGCGAGAACGTCGCCGACGAAGGAATCTTCATTCCGCCGCTCGGCATCGCGACGCGCCAATCTTCCGACGTGATGGCGACCGAAGATCCGATCATCGCCCGCGCGATGCAGTTCATTCGCGAACATGCGTGCGACGGCGTCAACGTGCAAGACGTGTTGACGGTCGTTCCGTTGTCGCGGCGCGTTTTGGAATATCGCTTCAAAGAAGCGGCCGGCAAGACGCCGCACGAAGCGCTGGTGCAAGTTCGTCTCGATCGCGTGCGTCAATTGCTCCGCGACACGCAACTCTCGATGGCCGACATCGCCGACCGAACCGGCTTTGAACATGTCGAGTACATGAGCTCGGCATTTCGTAAGAAGACCGGCATGTCCCCATCCGAATATCGCCGCCAGGTACAGCCGAAGTAG
- a CDS encoding DUF695 domain-containing protein: protein MSDDWDFFPLLVDDEPASILVDLGLVEEAPIAGLTQMTYLRLYMRSPREDGLSSQEEYERLCEVEDALSAAIEDSEDVLYVGRNTSGGCRDFYYYAASGTAAESQLSQAMVPFTEYEFETGVQDDDDWSIYFEFLYPDPRQMQFIQNGRVLASLEEAGDKSEIEREVTHWIYFPSADKRAAFVTLATAEGFEVAEQQDDGEGECPFALMMRHVTAVDYSSINNAVLVLFDLAGECEGEYAGWETSVEQGE from the coding sequence ATGAGCGACGATTGGGACTTCTTTCCGCTGTTGGTCGATGATGAGCCTGCTTCGATCCTGGTCGACCTGGGTTTGGTTGAAGAGGCGCCGATCGCCGGGCTGACGCAGATGACCTATCTGCGACTCTACATGCGCAGCCCGCGCGAGGACGGGCTTTCGAGCCAAGAAGAATACGAGCGTCTTTGCGAAGTGGAAGATGCGTTGTCCGCCGCGATCGAAGATTCGGAGGACGTCCTTTACGTCGGCCGCAACACCTCCGGCGGTTGTCGCGATTTCTATTATTACGCCGCCAGCGGAACGGCCGCCGAAAGCCAACTGTCGCAAGCGATGGTTCCTTTCACGGAATACGAATTCGAAACCGGCGTCCAGGATGACGACGATTGGTCGATCTATTTTGAATTCCTCTATCCCGATCCGCGGCAGATGCAGTTCATTCAAAACGGACGCGTGCTGGCGAGTCTCGAAGAAGCGGGGGACAAGAGCGAGATCGAGCGTGAAGTGACCCACTGGATCTATTTCCCGTCGGCCGACAAGCGGGCGGCGTTCGTTACCTTGGCGACGGCCGAAGGATTTGAAGTGGCGGAGCAGCAGGACGACGGGGAAGGGGAATGCCCCTTCGCGCTGATGATGCGTCATGTTACTGCGGTCGACTATTCGTCGATCAACAACGCTGTGCTTGTGCTGTTTGATCTGGCTGGAGAGTGCGAAGGAGAATACGCCGGCTGGGAGACGAGCGTCGAACAAGGGGAATAG
- a CDS encoding ArsR/SmtB family transcription factor, protein MKTIPQTLNPELAFRALSDPTRLRILHLLRKGELCVCDLVNVLDVPQPTASRHLAYLKKSGLVAARKEGLWQYYRLIPPVSKFHKSLLKCVADSVELSPQLQADQDYLSSCGQGDCCG, encoded by the coding sequence ATGAAAACCATTCCCCAAACGCTGAATCCTGAGCTGGCTTTCCGCGCCTTGTCGGATCCGACAAGACTGCGGATTCTGCATTTGCTGCGCAAGGGAGAGCTGTGCGTTTGCGATTTGGTCAACGTGCTCGACGTGCCGCAGCCGACGGCTTCGCGACATTTGGCCTACCTGAAAAAGTCAGGCTTGGTCGCGGCTCGCAAGGAAGGGTTGTGGCAATACTACCGGCTGATTCCGCCGGTCAGCAAGTTTCATAAGTCGCTGCTGAAGTGCGTCGCCGATAGCGTTGAGCTATCGCCGCAACTGCAGGCCGATCAAGACTATTTGTCGTCCTGCGGCCAAGGCGACTGTTGCGGTTAG
- a CDS encoding arsenate reductase ArsC yields MSVKRVLVLCTGNSCRSQMAEALFESLSEGEWQSESAGSKPSGYVHPLAVRAMAELDVDISANESKHVELFADQPFDLVVTVCDNAKEACPVFPGAKLTLHWPFDDPADATGDDEEKMVMFRRVRDEIKTKIASYLPTA; encoded by the coding sequence ATGTCCGTGAAACGCGTTCTAGTGCTGTGCACCGGCAACTCTTGCCGCTCGCAAATGGCCGAGGCTCTGTTCGAGTCGCTCAGCGAAGGGGAGTGGCAATCCGAGTCGGCCGGCTCCAAGCCGTCCGGCTACGTTCATCCCCTCGCGGTTCGGGCGATGGCGGAGCTCGACGTCGACATCTCGGCCAACGAGAGCAAGCATGTCGAACTGTTCGCCGATCAACCGTTCGACCTGGTCGTGACCGTTTGCGACAACGCGAAAGAGGCCTGTCCGGTATTCCCCGGCGCGAAGCTGACGCTTCACTGGCCGTTTGACGATCCGGCCGATGCGACCGGCGACGACGAAGAAAAGATGGTCATGTTCCGCCGCGTACGGGACGAGATCAAAACGAAGATCGCATCCTACTTGCCGACCGCCTAG
- the arsM gene encoding arsenite methyltransferase — MSNEQINAIKSNYGAVATSGLSSEHAGVKAVAAAFGYTEEELSSIPAGANMGLSCGNPTATANLREGETVVDLGCGGGLDVFLAAAKVGPTGKSIGIDMTQQMIDLARKNLANSDLPVENVEFHLATIDDMPLANISADCVISNCVINLAPDKSAVFREIARILKPGGRVAVSDIALKKPLPEELATDISALVGCIAGAIPIEEYRQGLLDAGFAAVEVIDDGADLNAYAKVENQSGCCSPTMSDDPLAIIDSGCCTPSNEPGIHERLAELLKKYDVNDYAASVKVYAVKP, encoded by the coding sequence ATGTCCAACGAACAAATCAACGCAATCAAATCAAACTACGGCGCCGTCGCAACCAGCGGCTTGTCGAGCGAGCATGCCGGCGTCAAAGCGGTCGCCGCCGCGTTCGGTTACACCGAGGAAGAGCTCAGCTCGATCCCGGCTGGCGCCAACATGGGTTTGTCGTGCGGCAATCCGACCGCGACCGCCAATCTGCGCGAGGGAGAGACGGTCGTCGATCTTGGTTGCGGCGGCGGTCTCGACGTCTTCTTGGCGGCGGCCAAAGTCGGCCCGACCGGCAAGTCGATCGGCATCGACATGACGCAGCAGATGATCGATCTGGCTCGCAAGAATTTGGCCAACAGCGATCTGCCGGTGGAGAACGTCGAGTTTCACCTGGCGACGATCGACGATATGCCGTTGGCCAATATCAGCGCCGACTGCGTGATCAGCAACTGCGTTATCAATCTGGCTCCGGACAAGTCGGCCGTCTTTCGCGAGATCGCCCGCATCTTGAAGCCAGGCGGCCGCGTCGCCGTCAGCGACATCGCGCTGAAGAAGCCGCTGCCGGAAGAGCTGGCGACTGATATCTCGGCCTTGGTCGGCTGCATCGCCGGCGCGATTCCGATCGAAGAGTATCGCCAAGGGTTGCTCGACGCGGGATTCGCCGCGGTCGAAGTGATTGACGACGGCGCCGATCTGAACGCCTACGCCAAAGTCGAAAACCAGTCAGGTTGCTGCTCACCTACCATGAGCGACGACCCGCTGGCGATCATCGACAGCGGCTGCTGCACGCCTTCCAATGAGCCTGGCATTCATGAACGCCTGGCGGAACTGCTGAAGAAGTACGACGTGAACGACTACGCAGCGAGCGTGAAGGTTTACGCGGTAAAGCCGTAG
- a CDS encoding ankyrin repeat domain-containing protein, with protein sequence MLRGCVLALLLLAGLICGYFYWLNQVFEWPGNIIGAAIAGLVVFFCLGALQNAWTAWRDSARIGDIDRQDPLEDGKVVAVSGTIHPVSDPLIAPFSGEECVVCEYDLMSRGPADMPEQETQGSDFAGFLMVPCVIRGPRGDVRIFGFPSLEGFEEQFVHGYDAAQNAANFLRNTEFEDRSGMKLVSLLSVFGEVWSDEDGHVEKNMRLGKLTADDLFPRDKDGNLQKLAQWDAEIRQEEEEEDYDDEEDEDEEVLPEGYSPELVVPRLKEKRVPVGAEVCAIGIYDEVSRGLLPPPGTMTPNRLIKGTAAEIASGAFGKVISNIVGAIIFLAIVHAVIFGVIWANQNNSEERGDRERRAVNAASTGKLEELEGLVYRGFDVNYVDKEGHTLLMMANTPEIAKYLIDKGANVDAVDPSGDTAIWFAARQGRKEIVKLLLDAGVKEPNPRSEITGRTAIEEATMRGDQDTVEMINSALLRNRDPAVQEQEPNGQPAESDPGS encoded by the coding sequence ATGTTGCGCGGATGCGTGTTGGCCTTGCTGCTGCTGGCAGGCCTGATTTGCGGCTACTTTTACTGGCTCAATCAAGTCTTTGAATGGCCTGGCAATATCATCGGCGCTGCGATCGCCGGGCTAGTCGTCTTCTTTTGCCTCGGCGCATTGCAAAACGCCTGGACGGCGTGGCGCGACTCGGCTCGCATCGGCGACATCGACCGCCAAGATCCACTGGAAGACGGCAAGGTAGTCGCGGTCAGCGGGACGATCCATCCAGTGAGTGATCCGCTGATCGCCCCCTTCAGCGGCGAAGAATGCGTGGTCTGCGAATACGACCTGATGAGCCGCGGCCCGGCCGACATGCCCGAACAGGAAACGCAAGGCTCCGACTTCGCCGGTTTCCTGATGGTCCCTTGCGTCATTCGCGGACCGCGCGGCGACGTGCGGATATTCGGCTTTCCTTCGCTCGAAGGCTTTGAAGAACAGTTTGTGCACGGCTACGACGCCGCCCAAAACGCCGCCAACTTTCTCCGCAACACCGAGTTCGAAGATCGCTCTGGCATGAAGCTCGTGAGCCTGCTGAGCGTCTTCGGCGAAGTCTGGTCGGACGAAGATGGACACGTCGAGAAGAACATGCGTCTCGGCAAGCTAACCGCCGACGATCTCTTCCCCCGCGACAAGGACGGCAACCTGCAAAAGCTGGCCCAGTGGGACGCCGAGATTCGCCAGGAAGAAGAAGAGGAAGACTACGACGACGAAGAGGATGAAGACGAAGAAGTGCTGCCGGAAGGATACAGTCCGGAGCTCGTCGTTCCGCGATTGAAAGAGAAACGCGTACCGGTCGGCGCTGAAGTCTGCGCGATCGGCATCTACGACGAGGTCAGTCGCGGCTTGTTGCCTCCGCCGGGGACGATGACTCCTAATCGGTTGATCAAGGGAACCGCCGCCGAGATCGCATCCGGCGCGTTCGGCAAAGTGATCAGCAACATCGTCGGCGCGATCATCTTTCTGGCGATCGTGCATGCGGTGATCTTCGGCGTGATCTGGGCGAATCAAAACAACAGCGAGGAACGAGGGGACCGCGAACGCCGCGCGGTGAACGCCGCTTCGACCGGCAAACTGGAGGAACTCGAAGGACTCGTCTATCGCGGCTTCGACGTGAACTACGTCGACAAAGAGGGACATACCCTGCTGATGATGGCCAACACGCCGGAGATCGCCAAGTATCTGATCGACAAAGGCGCCAACGTCGACGCGGTCGATCCCTCCGGCGATACGGCGATCTGGTTCGCCGCACGTCAGGGGCGAAAGGAGATTGTGAAGCTGCTCCTCGACGCAGGCGTCAAAGAGCCCAACCCGCGCAGCGAAATCACCGGCCGCACCGCCATCGAAGAAGCGACGATGCGCGGCGATCAAGATACCGTGGAGATGATCAACAGCGCGTTACTTCGGAATCGCGATCCGGCGGTTCAAGAGCAAGAACCAAACGGCCAACCCGCCGAAAGTGACCCCGGCAGTTAG